In Sorghum bicolor cultivar BTx623 chromosome 10, Sorghum_bicolor_NCBIv3, whole genome shotgun sequence, one genomic interval encodes:
- the LOC8085367 gene encoding auxin-responsive protein IAA21 isoform X1 gives MAPPQEQDYIGLSPAAAAATELRLGLPGTEEADGGEAAAGTPLTLELLPKGGAKRGFTDAIVRREAAARGKAPAEDEEVDKKKTQAPAAKAQVVGWPPIRSYRKNTMAMNQPTLKTKDDGEAKQALVQDCLYVKVSMDGAPYLRKVDLKMYKNYKDLSLALEKMFSCFTVGHSESNGKSGREGLSDCRLMDHKNGTELVLTYKDKDGDWMLVGDVPWRMFTGSCRRLRIMKGSDAVGLAPRVSDKSKNG, from the exons ATGGCGCCGCCACAGGAACAGGACTACATCGGGTTGtctccagcggcggcggcggccacggaGCTGCGCTTGGGGCTTCCGGGCACGGAGGAAGCGGACGGCGGTGAGGCTGCGGCGGGGACGCCGCTCACGCTGGAGCTACTGCCGAAGGGCGGGGCCAAGCGCGGGTTCACGGACGCCATCGTGCGGCGGGAGGCGGCGGCAAGGGGCAAGGCGCCGGCAGAGGACGAAGAggtggacaagaagaagacgcagGCGCCGGCGGCTAA GGCACAGGTGGTAGGATGGCCACCAATCCGGAGTTACAGAAAGAACACTATGGCAATGAACCAGCCcactctgaaaaccaaagaCGATGGTGAGGCTAAGCAGGCACTAGTACAGGATTGCCTCTATGTCAAGGTTAGCATGGATGGTGCGCCATACCTCAGGAAGGTGGACCTTAAGATGTACAAAAACTACAAGGATCTCTCGTTGGCACTGGAGAAGATGTTCAGCTGCTTTACTGTTG GCCATAGTGAATCTAATGGGAAATCGGGAAGAGAAGGACTATCTGATTGCCGACTGATGGATCATAAAAATGGCACTGAGCTTGTTCTCACGTACAAGGACAAAGATGGAGATTGGATGCTTGTTGGTGATGTTCCATGGAG AATGTTCACGGGCAGCTGTAGGAGGCTCAGGATCATGAAGGGGTCAGATGCAGTGGGCCTTG CTCCTAGAGTCTCTGACAAGAGCAAGAATGGTTAA
- the LOC8085367 gene encoding auxin-responsive protein IAA21 isoform X2, with amino-acid sequence MAPPQEQDYIGLSPAAAAATELRLGLPGTEEADGGEAAAGTPLTLELLPKGGAKRGFTDAIVRREAAARGKAPAEDEEVDKKKTQAPAAKAQVVGWPPIRSYRKNTMAMNQPTLKTKDDGEAKQALVQDCLYVKVSMDGAPYLRKVDLKMYKNYKDLSLALEKMFSCFTVGHSESNGKSGREGLSDCRLMDHKNGTELVLTYKDKDGDWMLVGDVPWRMFTGSCRRLRIMKGSDAVGLGKYSS; translated from the exons ATGGCGCCGCCACAGGAACAGGACTACATCGGGTTGtctccagcggcggcggcggccacggaGCTGCGCTTGGGGCTTCCGGGCACGGAGGAAGCGGACGGCGGTGAGGCTGCGGCGGGGACGCCGCTCACGCTGGAGCTACTGCCGAAGGGCGGGGCCAAGCGCGGGTTCACGGACGCCATCGTGCGGCGGGAGGCGGCGGCAAGGGGCAAGGCGCCGGCAGAGGACGAAGAggtggacaagaagaagacgcagGCGCCGGCGGCTAA GGCACAGGTGGTAGGATGGCCACCAATCCGGAGTTACAGAAAGAACACTATGGCAATGAACCAGCCcactctgaaaaccaaagaCGATGGTGAGGCTAAGCAGGCACTAGTACAGGATTGCCTCTATGTCAAGGTTAGCATGGATGGTGCGCCATACCTCAGGAAGGTGGACCTTAAGATGTACAAAAACTACAAGGATCTCTCGTTGGCACTGGAGAAGATGTTCAGCTGCTTTACTGTTG GCCATAGTGAATCTAATGGGAAATCGGGAAGAGAAGGACTATCTGATTGCCGACTGATGGATCATAAAAATGGCACTGAGCTTGTTCTCACGTACAAGGACAAAGATGGAGATTGGATGCTTGTTGGTGATGTTCCATGGAG AATGTTCACGGGCAGCTGTAGGAGGCTCAGGATCATGAAGGGGTCAGATGCAGTGGGCCTTGGTAAGTACAG CTCCTAG